DNA from Arthrobacter sp. FW305-BF8:
CCTTCAGCCCGGCGCGCGCTGCTGCCTCGGCGACCGGTGCGACGGATTCCGGGCGGACGCCGCTCCGGTGGTGGCCGCTGTCGACTTCCACCAGGGCGCTGATGCTCCCCGCGGCACTGCCCAGGCCGGATCCCAGGGCCGTTGCTCCCTCCACGGAGTCGATGCCAACGGTGATCTGCGCAGTTTGTGACAGGCGCCGAAGCCGCTCGGACTTCTGCGGCGAAAGCCAGAGGGGGTAGGCGATGAAGAGGTTGTCGACTCCGGCAATGGCAAACACTTCGGCTTCGCCGATGGTGGCCACTGTCAGTCCGGAGGCTCCCGCTGCGATCTGGCGGGCGGCGATTTCGGGAATCTTGTGGGTTTTGGCATGCGGGCGCAGATTCAGGCCCCGCGCCCGGACGGCTGATGCCATCCGCTCAATGTTCCGGTCGAGAATGTCGACGTCGATCAAGATTTCCGGGGTATCGATTTCGTGCGGGATGGTCACTGCCGGCGTCTCCTGGTTGTTCTCGCTCAATGCTGGCCCGTCAGCAGGGCAAGGAATCCCTCGAGCTGCCCGTCCAGGCCGAGCTCCGTCTCGCCCTCCGGAAGCAGCGCGGCCGCGATCTGGGCGCCCAGCAGCATGTTGAGCAGCTGCCCGGCCAGGCTGTCGTCGTCGACGGCGGTACTCACGTCGCCGCTGTCCCGGGCCTCCCCGAGATAGCGCCGGATGGCATCCCGCCACTGCTGCATCGATTCCCGGTGGATCTGCGCCTTGCCGGGGTCGTTGATGGCCTTCTGCCAGAAGGGGATGACGATCCGGGCTTCGTTGATCCGTTCCTCATCGAGCGGGAGCACTTCGACGCAGAAGGCCCGCAGGGCCGCCAGTCCCGAAAGTCCCGCGGTGACTTCGGCGATGCGTTCGTTGGTCCGGTTGAAGACGTGGCCGAAGGCGAAGGTCAGCAGCGTGTCCTTGGTGGGAAAGTACGGTTTCAGGGCCCCGTTGGCGAAGCCCGCCTCCGTGGCGATTTCCCGCATCGTGGCGCTCTCAATGCCCATCCGGGCGATGATCCGCCAAGTCGCATCCACCAGTTCCAGGCGGCGCTCATCGTGGTCAACAATCTTTGGCACGCGGCCACTCCCAGTAAATATTTTTCGCCCAGACTCTTGTGAGCCATCTTACGTTCGCTTATTCTCTACAACTATAGAAAAATAAACATCCGACCCGCCAGGGTCATGGACAAAGGCCGCTATGACGCTCTCCACCACAGAAACAGCCAGCCCGTTCCGCCT
Protein-coding regions in this window:
- a CDS encoding TetR/AcrR family transcriptional regulator, giving the protein MPKIVDHDERRLELVDATWRIIARMGIESATMREIATEAGFANGALKPYFPTKDTLLTFAFGHVFNRTNERIAEVTAGLSGLAALRAFCVEVLPLDEERINEARIVIPFWQKAINDPGKAQIHRESMQQWRDAIRRYLGEARDSGDVSTAVDDDSLAGQLLNMLLGAQIAAALLPEGETELGLDGQLEGFLALLTGQH